A single window of Buteo buteo chromosome 15, bButBut1.hap1.1, whole genome shotgun sequence DNA harbors:
- the MANEA gene encoding glycoprotein endo-alpha-1,2-mannosidase, with product MARFRRRTCIILLLFILFICSIMMALKTLRPDRAGFGDPFGLGLLPELQQRTVLLDNKQNSLNRVQGDTVTRVSNLHSIAVNTMKASMPPVNKLEEELSSPNYNFHIFYYSWFGNPQFDGKYIHWNHPLLPHWDPKIANNYPKGRHNPPEDIGANFYPELGSYSSKDPSVIEAHMKQMRSASTGVIVLSWYPPGMADENGEPTDDLVPVILDYAHKYNLKVTFHIEPYKDRDDRSMYHNVKYIIDKYGGHPAFYRHKTSTGRFLPMFYVYDSYVTIPEIWANLLTVSGSQTIRNTPYDALFIALLVEERHKHDIHRSGFDGMYTYFATNGFSYGSSHHNWASLKAFCDSNNLMFIPSVGPGYIDTSIRPWNNHNTRNRVNGKYYETAFSAALLVRPEIISITSFNEWHEGTQIEKAVPKRTGQVVYLDYKPHKPNVYLELTQKWSEKYRKEQEQWLM from the exons ATGGCAAGATTTCGCAGAAGAACATGCatcattttgttgctttttattttgtttatttgctccATAATGATGGCTTTGAAGACTCTGCGACCTGACAGAGCTGGCTTTGGGGACCCATTTGGACTTGGTTTGTTGCCTGAGCTTCAACAACGGACAGTGCTCTTAGACAATAAACAGAATTCACTAAATAGGGTTCAAGGAGATACTGTAACGCGTGTCAGTAATTTGCATAGTATCGCAGTCAATACTATGAAAGCATCTATGCCTCCTGTAAACAAGCTGGAAGAAGAGCTGTCTTCTCCTAATTATAACTTTCACATATTCTACTATAGTTGGTTTGGGAATCCACAGTTTGATGGTAAATATATTCACTGGAACCATCCATTGTTGCCACACTGGGATCCCAAAATTGCAAACAATTATCCAAAGGGAAGGCATAATCCTCCTGAGGACATTGGGGCCAACTTTTATCCTGAACTTGGATCTTACAGTTCCAAAGACCCTTCTGTCATAGAAGCCCACATGAAACAAATGCGTTCAGCTTCAACTG gTGTAATAGTGCTTTCGTGGTACCCACCAGGTATGGCTGATGAAAATGGAGAACCAACTGATGATTTGGTGCCTGTTATTTTGGATTATGCACACAAATATAATCTGAAg gTGACTTTTCATATTGAACCTTACAAAGATAGAGATGATCGCAGTATGTACCACAATGTCAAATACATCATAGACAA ATATGGAGGCCATCCAGCCTTTTACAGGCATAAGACCAGCACGGGCAGATTTCTTCCAATGTTTTATGTTTATGATTCTTACGTAACAATTCCTGAAATATGGGCAAATCTGTTAACTGTTTCTGGATCCCAGACTATTCGAAATACTCCGTATGATGCGTTATTCATTGCACTTCTTGTAGAAGAAAGACATAAGCATGACATTCACAGAAGCGGCTTTGATGGAATGTACACATACTTTGCCACCAATGGCTTCTCCTATGGTTCATCTCATCATAATTGGGCAAGTTTAAAAGCCTTTTGTGATAGTAACAACTTAATGTTTATTCCAAGTGTGGGGCCAGGGTATATTGATACCAGTATCCGACCATGGAACAACCACAACACCCGTAATCGTGTCAATGGGAAGTACTATGAGACTGCCTTCAGTGCAGCCCTTTTGGTGCGACCAGAAATCATTTCTATTACATCTTTTAATGAATGGCATGAGGGAACTCAGATTGAAAAAGCTGTCCCCAAACGGACTGGACAGGTGGTTTACCTTGATTATAAGCCGCATAAACCAAATGTTTACCTAGAGCTTACTCAGAAGTGGTCTGAGAAGtacagaaaagaacaagaacagTGGCTTATgtga